In a single window of the Elaeis guineensis isolate ETL-2024a chromosome 8, EG11, whole genome shotgun sequence genome:
- the LOC105050278 gene encoding uncharacterized protein, which yields MRSSEIKKDIINACAIETIKIIIEDLGEDYVGILMDESHDASHKEQMALALWYVDRRRVMMERFIEIIHVRDTSALSLKKAVDSLLSKYSLSLSYIRGQCYDGARASFKRREYIQEDQAKKLQEALRADELEIGRGLNQQLRLKRASETRWGSHYKSLINFNAMFRSLIDVLDNIASDAHNLDDRFKAQGLLNSCQIFDFALLLHLMIEILGVTNELNIALQKKEWDIVNAITLVEMAKVRLQEELNSRFNEVNIDLLLGVATLNSIDKFSNFNLKKILKLAEFATVIAEKAFSFIKNDLRNQMGDEFMNDYMVNYIEKDVFRGIPNDVIMDRFQKMKTHRG from the exons ATGAGGTCGTCTGAAATCAAAAAAGATATTATAAATGCATGTGCAATAGAAACAATTAAGATTATTATTGAGGATCTTGGTGAAGATTACGTTGGCATACTTATGGATGAATCTCATGATGCATCACATAAAGAGCAAATGGCTCTTGCTTTGTGGTATGTTGATAGAAGGAGGGTCATGATGGAGAGGTTCATTGAAATTATTCATGTTCGTGATACTTCTGCTTTGTCTTTGAAAAAAGCAGTTGATTCTTTACTTTCTAAGTATTCACTAAGTCTATCGTATATACGTGGACAATGTTATGATGGAGCAA GAGCTTCTTTTAAGCGTAGGGAATATATTCAAGAAGATCAAGCAAAAAAACTTCAAGAGGCATTACGTGCAGATGAGCTTGAAATCGGACGAGGATTAAATCAACAGCTTCGTCTTAAAAGAGCTAGTGAGACTCGTTGGGGATCTCATTATAAATCTCTTATCAATTTCAATGCTATGTTTAGATCATTGATTGATGTGCTTGATAACATTGCTAGTGATGCCCATAACCTTGATGATAGATTTAAAGCACAGGGACTTCTTAATTCTTGTCAgatatttgattttgctctcttgtTGCACTTGATGATAGAGATTTTGGGTGTCACAAATGAGTTAAACATAGCCTTGCAGAAGAAAGAATGGGATATTGTGAATGCCATCACACTTGTTGAGATGGCAAAAGTTCGGTTGCAAGAG GAGCTTAACAGCCGCTTTAATGAGGTGAATATTGATTTGCTTCTTGGTGTGGCTACCTTAAATTCAATTGACAAGTTTTCCAACTTTAACTTGAAGAAGATATTAAAATTGGCCGAAT TCGCCACAGTAATTGCAGAAAAAGCATTCTCTTTTATCAAGAATGACTTGAGAAACCAGATGGGAGATGAATTCATGAATGATTATATGGTGAACTATATAGAAAAAGATGTATTTAGGGGTATTCCTAATGATGTCATCATGGATAGGTTTCAAAAAATGAAAACTCATCGAGGATAA